The DNA region GGTTTATGCAGAGGGAGACTGAAGAGGGCACCCTTATGAGCCGACTTGAAGAGGCAGGTTTTGTCGGAGGTAAAAGGTGATTGACAGGAATATAGCATTTAGCACCATAGACGAGGCATTAGAGGACCTTGTAAAAGGCAGGCTGATTATCCTCGTTGACGACGAGGATAGGGAGAACGAAGGGGACCTCTTTATAGCAGCAGAAAAGGTTACGGCTGAGGCAATAAACTTCATGGCTAAATATGGAAGAGGGCTTATCTGTCTGTCCCTGACGCCTGAGAGGGTTAGTAGCCTTAAACTACCAATGATGACTAATGAAAACACATCTACCTATGGCACTGCATTCACTGTCTCGATAGAGGCTAAAAAAGGTGTGACAACCGGAATCTCGGCACATGACAGGGCAAGAACAATCCTTACTGCAATAGACCCTGAGACTAAACCAGAAGACCTCACAAGACCGGGTCATATCTTTCCCCTGAGGGCAAAGCCAGGAGGTGTCCTTCAGAGGACAGGCCAGACAGAGGGCTCTGTTGACCTCGCAAGGTTAGCAGGACTTTATCCAGCAGGCGTCATATGCGAGATAATGAACGATGACGGCACAATGGCACGGGTGCCTGAGCTAAAGGAGTTTGCAAAAAAACATAACCTAAAGATGGTCACCATAAAAGACCTCATCCACTACAGAATGAAAACAGAGATGTTCGTAAAAAGGATAGCAGATGTCACACTGCCCACAGATTACGGAGACTTTAGGGCAATAGCATATACAAACGATGTGGACCAGAATATGCATATAGCCCTCATAAAAGGTGAGATTAAGCCCGGAGATAAGGTCTTAGTGAGGGTCCACTCGGAGTGCCTTACAGGAGATGTGTTTGGCTCAAAGAGATGCGATTGTGGAGCACAGATTCATAAGGCAATGCAGATGGTTCAAAACGAGGGAAAGGGTGTTGTCCTTTATATGAAGCAGGAAGGAAGAGGCATAGGACTTTCAAATAAGCTCAGGGCATATGAGCTTCAGGACAAAGGGCTTGACACGGTTGAGGCTAATATAAAATTGGGATTCAAGCCTGACCTCAGGGACTATGGAATCGGCGCACAAATCCTCGTTGACTTAGGTGTAAGACAGATGCGCCTCATGACAAACAATCCAAAAAAGATAATCGGACTCGAAGGATACGGACTTAAGATCGTAGAAAGAGTTCCAATAGAGACAAAGCCAAACGAAAAAAATATTGACTACCTTAAGACAAAAAAGAAAAAATTAGGACATATCCTAAAAAGCGTTTAGCCTCTCGAGCAACTGCCTCTCCTTCCTCCTCATCTTTCTTTCGGCGTATCGTGTTTCGTGTTTATACCCAATAAGATGAAGAAGCCCATGAACAATAAGCCATCTGAGCTCCTCTTTAAATGAAAGCTCATGCCCTTTTGCCTGCGT from Nitrospirota bacterium includes:
- a CDS encoding bifunctional 3,4-dihydroxy-2-butanone-4-phosphate synthase/GTP cyclohydrolase II, which codes for MAFSTIDEALEDLVKGRLIILVDDEDRENEGDLFIAAEKVTAEAINFMAKYGRGLICLSLTPERVSSLKLPMMTNENTSTYGTAFTVSIEAKKGVTTGISAHDRARTILTAIDPETKPEDLTRPGHIFPLRAKPGGVLQRTGQTEGSVDLARLAGLYPAGVICEIMNDDGTMARVPELKEFAKKHNLKMVTIKDLIHYRMKTEMFVKRIADVTLPTDYGDFRAIAYTNDVDQNMHIALIKGEIKPGDKVLVRVHSECLTGDVFGSKRCDCGAQIHKAMQMVQNEGKGVVLYMKQEGRGIGLSNKLRAYELQDKGLDTVEANIKLGFKPDLRDYGIGAQILVDLGVRQMRLMTNNPKKIIGLEGYGLKIVERVPIETKPNEKNIDYLKTKKKKLGHILKSV